From a region of the Nonlabens dokdonensis DSW-6 genome:
- a CDS encoding glycosyl transferase family 2 — translation MITPALEISRTTTHKAILTSIENNNFSSNLTEMLHQLDERLITWADYIIFPSLFSDVNYLFQAIKTLNPSVQLVMDIDRNYFAMPDSIPLSRKLTQERLKQLEHNLGLVDLVTVANETFQKFLQRFIDDRLPNANTLVQYQPSLVSRFGYEEMPPLSKNTTEKLRIGLIKTSEEDLLSLKEVVFEMRKTFGDRIEFIYFGKPHSVWEIEKLFEEYKVEIHPTVSFLEYFEKLNSLKLDVVLLPAIEGLFNRHQNHQLFMELSVFGIPVIASMQHPVKKWITDGESGFLASEVLDWLEALETFVNYDKENNFSSNLIKNIWNNNTFTTTAIDKITSLYI, via the coding sequence ATGATTACGCCTGCTTTAGAAATAAGTAGAACAACAACTCACAAAGCCATACTCACGAGTATTGAAAACAACAACTTCTCCAGCAATCTGACTGAAATGTTACATCAGCTGGACGAGCGATTGATTACTTGGGCAGATTATATCATTTTTCCGTCACTATTTAGTGATGTGAATTATCTGTTTCAGGCCATTAAAACACTCAATCCATCGGTACAATTGGTTATGGATATAGATAGAAATTATTTTGCGATGCCTGATAGTATTCCGCTTTCGCGAAAGCTGACACAAGAAAGGCTAAAGCAACTAGAACACAACTTAGGACTTGTCGATTTAGTGACTGTAGCAAACGAAACGTTTCAAAAATTCCTACAACGTTTTATAGATGACCGCTTACCAAATGCAAATACACTAGTGCAATATCAACCTAGTTTGGTGTCCAGATTCGGTTATGAAGAAATGCCACCGCTATCTAAAAACACAACTGAGAAACTACGCATAGGATTGATAAAAACAAGTGAAGAAGATTTGCTATCTCTTAAGGAAGTAGTTTTTGAAATGAGAAAAACTTTTGGGGATAGAATTGAGTTTATTTACTTCGGCAAGCCCCATTCTGTATGGGAAATAGAAAAACTTTTTGAAGAATATAAAGTAGAAATCCATCCTACCGTTTCATTCTTAGAATATTTTGAAAAGTTGAACAGTTTAAAACTCGATGTAGTTTTGCTACCTGCTATAGAAGGTCTTTTTAATAGGCATCAAAACCATCAGCTTTTTATGGAACTTTCGGTATTTGGGATTCCTGTGATTGCTTCTATGCAGCATCCTGTTAAGAAATGGATTACTGATGGAGAAAGCGGATTTTTAGCAAGTGAAGTTCTAGATTGGTTGGAAGCTCTTGAAACATTTGTAAATTATGACAAAGAGAATAACTTTTCTTCTAATCTCATTAAGAACATCTGGAATAATAACACCTTTACAACGACAGCTATTGATAAAATAACTTCCTTATATATTTAG
- a CDS encoding DUF4249 family protein → MKRIFIYLIALIAVSSCSDVIELNLNNSDSRLVIDAVMQRNESGTTYTRIQLTRSAGFYDEDLVFVNDATITITDSEGTVTPIPFRADGVYDTSFPFIRINNPTDVSYTLSINDNGDIYTATEVLQQTVPLTEVEQETISGFGDDITEITAFFNDPPEEGNFYLFEYLDGENDEVDIGDDEFTNGNRSQTTFFLEELEAGTPTTITIEGIDQRCYNFYETLLQQSDGGGGGPFATQPAVVRGNIVNITNTDRFPFGYFRISEVFEIEYTVQ, encoded by the coding sequence ATGAAAAGAATTTTTATATACCTAATAGCTCTAATAGCAGTTTCTTCATGTTCTGATGTGATAGAGTTAAATCTTAATAATTCAGATTCCCGATTAGTAATCGACGCAGTAATGCAACGCAATGAATCTGGGACTACTTACACAAGAATTCAATTGACAAGATCTGCTGGGTTTTATGATGAAGATTTAGTTTTTGTCAATGATGCTACCATTACTATAACTGATAGTGAAGGAACTGTTACTCCTATTCCTTTTAGAGCCGATGGAGTTTATGATACCAGCTTTCCTTTTATTAGAATCAATAATCCTACTGACGTAAGTTATACGCTCAGCATTAATGATAATGGTGATATTTATACTGCAACTGAAGTATTGCAACAAACTGTTCCCTTAACAGAGGTAGAACAAGAAACGATCTCTGGTTTTGGTGATGATATTACTGAAATCACAGCATTTTTCAATGATCCGCCAGAGGAAGGTAATTTTTACTTGTTTGAGTATCTAGATGGAGAAAATGACGAAGTAGACATAGGTGATGATGAGTTCACTAATGGTAATCGTTCTCAAACCACTTTCTTCTTAGAAGAGTTAGAAGCTGGAACACCTACTACCATAACTATAGAAGGAATAGACCAGCGTTGTTATAATTTTTATGAGACTCTACTACAGCAATCTGATGGCGGCGGCGGTGGCCCATTTGCTACACAACCTGCTGTTGTACGAGGTAATATCGTAAATATTACAAATACAGATCGTTTCCCTTTTGGTTACTTTAGAATTTCTGAAGTTTTTGAAATAGAATACACAGTACAGTAG
- a CDS encoding TonB-dependent receptor: protein MNLVSNRFYLTTNTGLLKNLILSVFAVLAFAKAYSQKSTLSGTIIEAGTGETMLNVNVIIVELKTGTISNEYGYYSITLPDGDYTVQYSSIGYATVEKKISLTENIKLDISLKEEGEELEAIVINADVEKLSTKSPQMSVNALSIETIKKVPVVLGETDLIKALTLLPGVSNAGEGSAGFNVRGGAADQNLVLLDEATLYGSDHLFGFFSVFNPDAIKDLKLYKGGIPARYGGRVSSVLDIYQRDGNKKQFSGTGGIGIVASRLLFEGPIIKDKASFLVGGRSSYAHLFLPLFDIENEAYFYDLNAKLSFNLDDNNRLYLSSYFGRDVFNVNNLFANTFGNSFVNVRWNHLFNEKWFSNASLIFSDYNYGLELNFVEFTFDSGITNLNAKYDLTHFVNDKVKMKYGLNSIYYEFDPGRIQPTSPTSGINDRQLIKKYAWENGIYADGEFAVTDDININAGLRISTFSRLGQESLNIYENNQPLLYNQDLGVYESAEEIDTLSSSRSETLKSFVNLEPRFSIAYSLDDDTSIKASYQRINQYIHLISNTNAPTPFDLYAPSGTFIDPQVGDQVAAGFFKNIGDYSIETEAFYKTVQNRLDYIDGADLIANDAVEQILLEGEARAYGLELLLRKNRGRLQGWIAYTLSRSEQRTPGRTALEPGINNGEWYNAAWDKTHDLTITTNYELNKKWDLGANFTLQTGQPITYPNGQYEFDGLFIPTFEARNSSRLPMVHRLDFSATYTPKPDKKKGWQSSWVFSLYNAYNRRNAVSITFGENEDTGRNEATRLAIFGIVPAVTYNFNF, encoded by the coding sequence ATGAATTTAGTGTCAAACCGTTTCTACCTTACAACTAATACAGGACTATTGAAAAATTTAATTTTAAGTGTTTTTGCTGTTCTCGCTTTCGCGAAAGCGTACTCACAAAAATCTACCTTATCAGGAACCATCATCGAGGCAGGAACTGGAGAAACCATGCTCAACGTAAATGTGATCATAGTGGAACTGAAAACAGGTACAATAAGTAATGAATATGGTTATTATTCCATCACGCTTCCTGACGGAGATTATACGGTGCAATACTCTAGTATAGGTTATGCAACGGTGGAGAAAAAAATATCTCTTACAGAAAATATCAAATTAGACATCTCTTTAAAAGAAGAAGGTGAAGAGCTAGAAGCTATTGTTATCAATGCCGATGTAGAGAAGTTGAGCACTAAATCTCCACAAATGAGTGTCAACGCACTTTCTATAGAAACGATTAAAAAAGTACCTGTAGTTCTAGGTGAAACTGATCTAATAAAAGCGTTAACCTTGCTTCCTGGAGTGAGTAATGCAGGAGAAGGATCGGCTGGATTTAATGTACGTGGTGGCGCAGCAGATCAAAATCTGGTGCTTCTTGATGAAGCTACACTTTATGGGAGCGATCACTTGTTTGGGTTCTTTTCTGTATTTAATCCAGATGCGATCAAAGATTTAAAACTTTATAAAGGTGGAATTCCTGCAAGATACGGTGGTCGTGTTTCTAGTGTTCTAGATATCTATCAACGTGATGGAAATAAAAAACAATTCAGTGGTACAGGAGGAATAGGAATTGTGGCGAGTCGACTTCTCTTTGAAGGTCCTATCATTAAAGATAAAGCGTCTTTTCTAGTAGGTGGACGTAGTAGTTATGCGCATTTATTTCTGCCATTATTTGACATTGAAAACGAAGCTTATTTCTACGATTTAAACGCAAAATTAAGCTTTAATCTAGATGATAATAATAGGCTGTATTTATCTAGTTACTTTGGTAGAGATGTTTTTAATGTGAATAATCTTTTTGCTAACACCTTCGGAAACAGTTTTGTAAACGTAAGGTGGAATCATTTATTTAATGAAAAATGGTTTTCTAATGCTTCTCTTATTTTTAGCGATTATAATTATGGACTGGAATTGAACTTTGTGGAATTTACCTTTGACAGTGGAATCACAAACTTAAACGCCAAATATGATTTGACTCATTTTGTAAATGATAAGGTAAAAATGAAATATGGTCTCAACTCTATTTACTATGAGTTTGATCCAGGAAGAATTCAACCTACCAGTCCTACCAGCGGTATAAATGACCGACAATTAATCAAAAAATATGCGTGGGAAAATGGCATCTATGCCGATGGAGAATTTGCCGTCACCGACGACATCAATATCAATGCAGGATTAAGAATAAGTACTTTTAGTAGATTAGGGCAAGAAAGCTTGAATATTTACGAGAACAACCAGCCACTTCTTTATAATCAAGACTTAGGCGTTTATGAAAGTGCCGAAGAAATTGACACCTTATCAAGCAGCCGTAGTGAGACGCTTAAATCATTTGTAAATCTAGAGCCTCGTTTTTCCATTGCTTATTCTCTAGACGATGATACAAGTATCAAAGCAAGCTACCAGCGTATTAATCAATACATACACTTGATTTCTAATACTAACGCTCCTACTCCATTTGATCTTTACGCACCCAGCGGCACATTTATAGATCCACAAGTAGGAGATCAAGTTGCAGCAGGTTTTTTTAAAAATATAGGAGACTACAGTATTGAAACAGAAGCTTTCTATAAAACGGTTCAAAACAGATTGGATTACATAGATGGAGCAGATTTAATAGCAAACGATGCCGTAGAACAAATTCTGCTAGAAGGTGAAGCGCGAGCCTACGGACTAGAATTATTATTAAGAAAAAATAGAGGAAGATTACAAGGCTGGATTGCATACACACTTTCTAGAAGTGAACAACGTACGCCAGGAAGAACTGCTCTAGAACCTGGAATTAATAATGGAGAATGGTACAATGCTGCTTGGGACAAAACGCACGATCTAACCATTACTACTAATTATGAGTTGAATAAAAAGTGGGATCTAGGAGCTAATTTTACCTTGCAAACAGGACAACCTATTACCTATCCTAACGGTCAGTATGAATTTGACGGCTTATTTATTCCAACTTTTGAGGCCCGTAACAGCAGTAGATTGCCTATGGTGCATCGACTAGATTTTTCTGCTACGTACACACCTAAGCCAGATAAGAAAAAAGGATGGCAATCCAGTTGGGTATTTAGTTTGTACAACGCTTATAACCGCAGAAACGCCGTAAGCATCACCTTTGGAGAAAATGAAGATACAGGAAGAAACGAAGCAACGAGACTAGCTATTTTTGGAATAGTACCAGCAGTTACTTATAATTTTAATTTTTAA
- a CDS encoding NAD(P)/FAD-dependent oxidoreductase, whose product MSQLVQISILPHHLEDEDHILQKVFDKVDFRMDDVQEWNIRKRSIDARQKKVKYNLQIELWLKGEEIPKREIFKIQDVSNGKEVAIIGAGPAGLYAALRAIEGGMKPIVYERGKDVRSRRRDLAALNKEQIVNPESNYCFGEGGAGTYSDGKLYTRSKKRGNVLKAMEWFVDFGATPDILVDAHPHIGTNKLPQIITSMREAIEKAGGEVHFSSKLIDIRHEDHRIKAIQIEGQDWKEYDNVILATGHSARDIFYLLHKRGIKVQAKPFAIGVRIEHQQDLINQIQYHGDDQNPYLPPASYSLVEQVDGMGVYSFCMCPGGIIAPCATNTDEVVTNGWSPSKRNNPYANSGIVVSVSPEDLPNYDPRDPFVSLNFQKKVEQDCWIAAGKTQQVPAQRMIDFVKGKVSEDLPKTSYFPGLVSVDLNQVLPEMLSSRLRVALKTFGKKMKGYYTNEAVLHAPESRTSSPVQIPRDAVTLEHIEINGLYPCAEGAGYAGGIISAAIDGINCMDRVIEKNKS is encoded by the coding sequence ATGAGCCAGCTAGTACAAATCTCTATTTTACCACATCATCTAGAAGATGAAGATCATATACTTCAAAAAGTATTTGATAAGGTAGACTTTCGTATGGATGATGTCCAGGAGTGGAACATCAGAAAACGGTCTATAGACGCACGTCAGAAAAAGGTAAAATACAATCTTCAAATAGAATTATGGCTCAAAGGAGAAGAAATTCCTAAGCGAGAAATTTTTAAAATTCAAGATGTTTCTAATGGAAAAGAAGTAGCCATTATAGGAGCTGGTCCAGCAGGATTATATGCTGCATTGAGAGCCATAGAAGGAGGAATGAAGCCCATCGTTTATGAACGAGGTAAAGATGTACGTTCCAGAAGAAGAGACCTAGCTGCTTTAAATAAAGAGCAAATAGTTAACCCAGAATCTAACTATTGTTTTGGAGAAGGTGGTGCTGGTACTTATAGTGATGGTAAATTATACACACGATCTAAAAAACGTGGTAACGTGCTTAAAGCGATGGAATGGTTTGTAGATTTTGGTGCCACGCCAGATATTCTAGTAGACGCTCATCCACATATCGGAACAAACAAATTACCGCAAATCATTACTTCTATGCGAGAGGCCATTGAAAAGGCTGGAGGCGAAGTTCACTTTTCCTCAAAGCTGATCGATATACGTCATGAAGATCATAGAATTAAAGCAATTCAAATAGAAGGTCAAGACTGGAAAGAGTACGATAATGTTATTCTAGCAACTGGACATAGCGCACGAGATATATTTTATTTGCTTCATAAAAGAGGTATAAAAGTTCAAGCAAAACCTTTTGCTATAGGAGTTCGTATTGAGCACCAGCAAGATTTAATTAATCAAATTCAGTATCACGGCGATGATCAAAACCCTTATTTGCCGCCAGCAAGTTATAGTCTTGTAGAACAGGTGGACGGCATGGGTGTTTATTCATTTTGTATGTGTCCTGGAGGAATAATCGCCCCATGTGCTACAAATACAGATGAGGTAGTAACTAACGGCTGGAGTCCTAGCAAGCGTAATAATCCGTATGCAAATAGTGGTATTGTAGTAAGTGTTTCTCCAGAAGATTTACCTAACTATGATCCACGAGATCCATTCGTATCTTTAAATTTTCAAAAAAAGGTAGAACAAGACTGCTGGATTGCTGCAGGAAAAACGCAACAAGTTCCTGCGCAACGTATGATCGATTTTGTAAAAGGAAAAGTTTCTGAGGATTTACCTAAAACGTCCTATTTTCCCGGTCTAGTAAGTGTAGATTTGAATCAAGTCTTACCAGAAATGCTTTCTAGCAGGTTGCGAGTTGCTTTAAAAACTTTTGGTAAAAAAATGAAAGGTTACTATACAAACGAGGCTGTGCTACACGCTCCAGAAAGTAGAACTAGCTCACCGGTTCAAATACCTAGAGACGCAGTGACTCTTGAGCATATAGAAATCAATGGTTTATATCCATGTGCCGAAGGTGCAGGTTATGCTGGCGGAATAATAAGTGCAGCAATAGACGGTATTAATTGCATGGATCGAGTGATTGAAAAGAATAAAAGTTAG
- a CDS encoding NAD(P)H-dependent flavin oxidoreductase, protein MTTQQLTDQLSLPVVVAPMFLISGPELVISCCKNGIVGTFPALNQRSSEGFEEWLVQIKTELAQWEEETGKKAAPYGVNLIVHGSNPRLKADLMLCIKHKVPLIITSLGAVSDVVNAVHSYGGVVFHDVIKKRHAQKAQEAGVDGLILVCAGAGGHAGTHNPMPFVREVKEFFDGTILLSGAMSSGQDVASALQMGADLAYMGTRFINTDESKATDEYRDMIIEAGCSDIVYTAAISGVSANFLGASLEAAGITEEQMKAKVKIDFGKEMDTEAKAWKTIWSAGQGSATIKDSMPATALINRMKAEFKTAIEKQIENLKKYS, encoded by the coding sequence ATGACGACTCAACAACTTACAGACCAACTTTCCTTACCAGTAGTGGTAGCACCTATGTTTTTAATTTCAGGACCAGAGCTTGTTATTTCTTGCTGTAAAAATGGTATTGTAGGTACGTTTCCAGCACTTAATCAGCGTTCTAGTGAAGGATTTGAAGAGTGGTTAGTGCAAATTAAAACTGAACTTGCACAATGGGAAGAAGAAACAGGTAAGAAAGCAGCGCCATACGGTGTGAATTTGATTGTTCACGGTAGCAATCCGCGTTTAAAGGCAGATTTGATGTTGTGTATCAAACATAAAGTACCGTTAATTATAACTTCTTTAGGAGCAGTAAGCGATGTAGTAAACGCAGTACATAGTTATGGAGGTGTTGTTTTTCACGATGTTATTAAAAAACGTCATGCTCAAAAAGCTCAAGAAGCTGGAGTAGATGGTTTGATCCTAGTTTGTGCTGGTGCAGGTGGGCATGCTGGAACACATAACCCTATGCCATTTGTACGAGAGGTAAAAGAATTTTTTGATGGTACTATTCTACTTTCTGGAGCAATGAGCTCTGGTCAGGATGTTGCTAGTGCATTGCAAATGGGAGCCGACCTTGCTTATATGGGGACACGTTTTATCAATACAGACGAATCCAAGGCGACCGACGAATATCGAGACATGATTATAGAAGCCGGTTGTAGTGATATCGTTTATACGGCAGCTATTTCTGGAGTAAGTGCTAACTTTTTAGGCGCTAGCCTAGAAGCAGCAGGAATCACAGAAGAACAAATGAAGGCTAAGGTAAAAATCGATTTTGGAAAAGAAATGGATACCGAAGCAAAAGCATGGAAAACCATCTGGAGTGCAGGACAAGGAAGCGCTACTATTAAAGATAGTATGCCAGCTACAGCGTTAATCAACAGAATGAAAGCCGAGTTCAAAACGGCTATTGAAAAACAAATCGAGAATTTAAAGAAATATAGTTGA
- a CDS encoding adenine phosphoribosyltransferase: MNDPFLEKHIHDIPDFPKPGIVFKDISPLLASTEARIKMTESLVQKFKKDNINVVVGIESRGFLFGMLMANALNAKFVMVRKPGKLPGELIDQEYELEYGTDTIEIQQNAIQSNDNVLIHDDVLATGGTAAAAHSLISKLGAEIAGYSFMIELDFLKGREKLPASKTHSVLHF; encoded by the coding sequence ATGAATGATCCTTTTTTAGAAAAACATATCCATGACATTCCAGATTTTCCAAAACCTGGAATCGTTTTCAAAGATATCTCTCCGCTCCTAGCTTCTACTGAGGCGCGAATTAAAATGACCGAAAGCTTAGTTCAAAAATTTAAAAAAGACAATATCAACGTGGTCGTAGGCATAGAATCTCGCGGTTTTTTATTTGGTATGCTTATGGCAAATGCTCTTAATGCCAAGTTTGTCATGGTTCGTAAACCTGGTAAATTACCTGGAGAGTTGATAGATCAAGAATATGAGTTAGAATATGGAACAGACACAATTGAAATTCAACAAAATGCCATCCAGTCTAATGACAACGTACTTATTCACGATGATGTACTTGCTACTGGTGGTACTGCAGCGGCTGCTCATTCCCTAATCTCAAAACTAGGAGCTGAAATTGCTGGATACAGTTTTATGATCGAACTGGACTTTCTCAAAGGCAGAGAAAAATTACCTGCTTCAAAAACACACTCTGTATTGCATTTCTAG
- a CDS encoding UpxY family transcription antiterminator: MNFAIGWYALYVKSRWEKKVYESLKDISLESFLPQITTVKQWSDRKKTILKPLFSSYVFVNINSSLEFHKALSVNGACAYIRFRKEYAKVTEKETNQIELLTGDKNISDIETNVVLPKIGEIKKNTYDPLNGLDCEIIKADNHNKIIVRIDSLQQSIMATIPSYVLSKVSII, from the coding sequence ATGAATTTTGCCATTGGTTGGTATGCTCTGTATGTAAAATCTCGTTGGGAGAAAAAAGTATATGAGTCGTTAAAAGATATTTCTTTAGAATCCTTTTTACCACAAATTACAACAGTAAAACAGTGGAGTGATAGAAAGAAAACAATTCTTAAACCTCTATTTTCATCTTATGTTTTTGTAAATATTAATTCTTCTTTAGAATTCCATAAAGCACTATCTGTTAATGGGGCTTGTGCATATATCCGATTTAGAAAAGAATATGCTAAGGTAACTGAAAAAGAAACCAACCAAATAGAGTTACTTACTGGAGATAAGAACATTTCAGATATAGAGACTAATGTGGTGCTTCCTAAAATCGGTGAAATTAAAAAAAATACTTATGATCCTCTAAACGGATTGGATTGTGAAATTATTAAAGCAGACAACCACAATAAAATTATTGTTAGAATTGACTCATTGCAGCAGAGTATAATGGCAACGATACCTTCTTATGTTTTATCAAAAGTATCTATTATATGA
- a CDS encoding thioredoxin family protein, with amino-acid sequence MKLFVFITVLLISFSASAQNMSMDGLEAKKEVKKTESVKEVKLDWMTSLEKAKAKAKKSKKPILVYFSGSDWCTPCKKLEKHFFNTPAFEKAANKYHLVYLDNPYRDDIIPEKEKKENKKIADKLDVKFPTVIAFDFKGKERNRVERFSGEDPRYHWKFMKENESIFKL; translated from the coding sequence ATGAAACTATTTGTCTTTATAACTGTTTTACTTATTTCTTTTAGTGCTAGCGCTCAAAATATGAGTATGGATGGTCTTGAGGCAAAAAAAGAAGTGAAGAAAACCGAAAGCGTTAAAGAGGTAAAACTAGACTGGATGACGAGCCTTGAAAAGGCAAAAGCAAAAGCAAAAAAATCTAAGAAACCTATTCTCGTTTATTTCTCTGGTAGCGACTGGTGCACACCTTGTAAAAAACTAGAAAAACATTTTTTTAATACGCCAGCTTTTGAAAAAGCAGCAAATAAGTATCATCTTGTTTATTTAGACAATCCTTATAGAGATGATATTATCCCAGAAAAGGAAAAGAAAGAAAACAAAAAAATAGCCGATAAGCTGGATGTCAAGTTTCCTACAGTTATCGCTTTTGATTTTAAAGGTAAAGAACGTAATCGAGTAGAACGTTTTAGTGGAGAAGATCCTAGATACCACTGGAAATTTATGAAAGAGAACGAAAGTATTTTTAAACTCTAG
- a CDS encoding MerR family transcriptional regulator: MKNNPSEINIKELLQEEAYTGKFIVGLRRALLSQWQRDGFIRDRRDNHETWARFSLLEILWLEIIQELRAFGLKSEAIQTVGEYAFAKAEQKLLNATTAILSEDTSYVLKVQKNGVSDIKKPVDSNQIFQEQKPENHIIIYLNDMVNRSIRWLFNQPNTEWSQGLTRDEVQAVLILMNQKYDSFKCKGKSDIEINENAAQVAELIQHRDYRRLEIILDDKSIFSVARKTKAS; this comes from the coding sequence ATGAAAAACAATCCTTCTGAAATAAATATTAAAGAACTGCTTCAAGAAGAAGCTTATACGGGCAAGTTCATTGTCGGTTTGCGACGCGCTTTATTATCACAATGGCAGCGTGATGGTTTTATAAGAGACCGCCGTGATAACCACGAGACTTGGGCGCGATTCAGTTTGTTGGAGATTTTGTGGTTGGAAATCATTCAGGAATTGAGAGCATTTGGTTTAAAAAGTGAAGCAATACAAACGGTTGGCGAGTACGCTTTCGCGAAAGCGGAACAAAAATTATTAAATGCTACCACAGCAATTTTATCAGAAGATACCAGCTATGTACTTAAGGTGCAGAAAAATGGTGTTTCTGATATTAAGAAACCAGTAGATTCTAATCAGATTTTTCAAGAACAAAAACCAGAAAATCATATTATCATCTACTTAAACGATATGGTCAACCGTAGCATTAGATGGTTGTTCAATCAGCCAAATACTGAATGGTCGCAAGGCTTGACGAGAGATGAAGTACAAGCGGTTTTGATATTAATGAATCAAAAATATGATTCCTTTAAATGCAAAGGGAAATCAGATATAGAAATTAATGAAAACGCAGCTCAGGTTGCAGAATTAATACAGCATCGAGACTATAGACGTCTTGAAATTATACTTGATGATAAAAGTATTTTTAGCGTGGCACGTAAAACGAAAGCTAGTTAA
- a CDS encoding winged helix-turn-helix domain-containing protein, which yields MFIIPYSESLKALDTYIKNYNSQCTSVAEKLKQSTISTAKDLIRIYGLELLKIKYNPLMPLPPLRTNNKHLATISNTSGRTIQRHIKRLQRAGIITHKKWRGSRASYDIHILTEILCITKAKPVENLNPDRNKSNKVVIDNQVIAKNKTTICPHRDTSNNGYINNIIIAVDKWKTDTSSLPLTLSSKSRNATGNSFTRYTGEIAPKKYKNAGETARNTRVTEQTGAEILESDVARSVSLSFYVNALWKLARNTIYKEHYLTKSQEKKAKELLFKWYDPVPDKKLADVHQVYVERLGIVQKYIAKDPKSRYVQLPDKYFNPDNPSGFTGTRAWYYQQKKRELNVQMKLILHSQIRRFLNNEKKETAKQQPRLALFKACETRLGKLGQPHLVREFHASVLNHSTHKFLQFNT from the coding sequence ATGTTCATTATTCCTTACTCTGAATCGCTCAAGGCTTTAGATACATACATTAAAAATTATAATTCGCAGTGCACAAGCGTAGCCGAAAAGCTGAAGCAATCCACTATTTCTACCGCCAAAGATTTAATACGAATCTATGGTCTAGAACTTTTAAAAATCAAGTACAATCCACTGATGCCGTTACCACCATTACGGACCAATAATAAACATCTAGCAACGATAAGTAACACTAGCGGTCGAACGATACAAAGACATATTAAGAGATTGCAACGGGCAGGAATAATTACTCATAAAAAGTGGCGTGGTTCTAGAGCGAGTTATGATATTCACATTTTGACCGAGATACTGTGTATAACCAAAGCTAAACCTGTTGAAAACCTAAATCCGGACAGAAATAAGTCAAATAAGGTTGTTATTGATAATCAGGTAATTGCTAAAAATAAAACGACAATTTGTCCTCATAGAGATACTAGTAACAATGGTTACATAAATAATATAATAATAGCGGTTGATAAGTGGAAGACAGATACGAGCTCATTACCACTCACTTTATCTTCAAAGTCACGCAACGCTACTGGAAACAGTTTTACAAGATACACAGGGGAAATAGCCCCAAAAAAATATAAAAATGCAGGGGAAACAGCACGGAACACTCGAGTCACAGAGCAAACTGGCGCCGAAATTTTGGAGTCTGATGTGGCTCGTTCCGTTTCCCTTTCCTTTTATGTCAATGCGCTATGGAAGCTTGCGCGAAATACGATTTACAAAGAGCACTATCTCACTAAAAGTCAGGAGAAAAAAGCAAAAGAGCTGCTTTTTAAATGGTACGACCCAGTGCCTGATAAAAAACTGGCAGACGTGCATCAGGTCTATGTTGAACGTCTGGGTATCGTCCAGAAATACATAGCAAAAGACCCTAAAAGCCGCTATGTCCAGCTACCAGACAAATACTTTAATCCAGACAACCCTTCTGGTTTTACAGGTACACGAGCCTGGTACTATCAGCAAAAGAAACGAGAATTGAATGTACAAATGAAGCTCATTTTACACTCTCAGATTCGTCGATTCCTTAATAATGAGAAAAAAGAAACTGCAAAACAACAACCACGATTAGCCCTTTTTAAAGCTTGTGAAACACGGCTTGGAAAGCTTGGACAACCGCACTTAGTTCGTGAGTTTCACGCATCAGTTTTAAACCACAGCACACATAAATTTTTACAATTCAATACTTAA